In the Colletotrichum lupini chromosome 4, complete sequence genome, AGGCCGCTCGTCGAGGTATGCCGTGTAAGGTTTACCGCCCTGGTACGATCAGTGGTCATAGCAAGACAGGCTCATGTAACGCATGGGATCTTCTGAACGCCCTGATCGTCGAGTCGTTACACCTCAAGACGGCGCCGTATGTTGACCAATGGTTCGCCGAAATGACGCCTGTCGATTTCGTCAGCGCAGCTATCACGACTCTCGCCAACCACACCGACTCTGAGCAGTTGGTCTACCACCTTGGTGACCCCAACCCAGTGTCTGCGAACTACATCTTCGACAGCCTGAATGAGCTCGGTTTCCCGACCGAGCGCGTGCCCTGGGACGATTGGGTGGAGTTGTGGACCAAGAAGCGAGGTTTCGGCACTGCAGGCGACGTCCCTTTCACCGTTGACATCCTTCGTGGTGGTATGCCTACCGCAGAGACTCTCAAGGCTGTGACCGTCCTCAAGGACGAGGCTACGGCTCCCGCTTTGCTCAAGTACAACCTGCCTCGCCCCAAGATCGATACTGATCTACTCGAGACCTACACTCGACACTTCTGCGCGAGAGGCTGGCTCTCTCGACCTCCGCGCCGAGAAAACGCTAACGGAGCTACATCTCGCGTCAACAAGGGTCGTCTGGCTGGCAAGGTCGCCGTCATCACTGGTGCCTCTTCCGGCATCGGTGCAGCTGTTGCAGCTGGGCTGGCTAAGGAGGGCGCCCATGTCGCTCTTGCGGCAAGACGAACGGAAGCCCTGGAAGGTGTCAAGGCCAAGCTTGCTGGCACTGGCGGCAAGGTCCTCATTCACAAGACGGATGTGACGAAGAAGGAAGACGTTGAGTCGCTCATGCAGGCGGCAGCTGACAAGCTTGGACCGGTCGACATTCTGGTCAGCTGCGCCGGTGTCATGTACTTCACCATGATGGCGAACAACCAGACTGACGAGTGGGAGCGCACTGTCGATGTCAATTGCAAGGGTCTCTTGCACTGCTTGTCGTCTACGGTCCCTGGCATGCTGGGCCGAGGAAAGGGTCACATTGTAGCCATCTCGTCCGACGCTGGCCGCAAGGTCTTCCCCGGCCTGGGTGTTTACTCTGCTAGCAAGTTCTTTGTGGAAGCAACTCTGCAGAGCCTGCGTCTCGAGACGGCCGGTACGGGTCTCCGCGTCACATCTATTCAACCTGGCAACACGGCCACAGAGCTGCTGGGTATCTCTACAGACGCTGAGGCTATCAAGAAGTACGGCGAGCCTACTGGTGCCAAGGTCCTGGACGCCGAGGATGTAGCTTCTTCGATTGTGTACGCTCTGTGTCAGCCAGAACATGTTGCTGTCAACGAGGTGCTCATTGAGCCTAGAGATGAGCCTATTTGATCATCTCGGATCATCATTTGGCAGATAGATGGGAGGATAGAGGGGATAGGCTTGCTATTTTATGGTATATAATTGTGTTCCACGATCTGAATAATACATCAAATCGAATTTCAAATGCCTTCATGAATTCATTACACTTGTTGGCCATATGTAATCGAATTGTCCTGTAGCTGTCGAGGCACAATTCCTTAGGCTAATGGACGCAGAGTGGCAGATTCGCCTCAACTATTCCATCGAAAGCCTGCCGACCATTGAATTGTCACTTCTTTCCAAACATTCAATCTGAAAATCGGTCAATATTGCATCAGCTACGGCATATGTACGTCATTCCCCAAGCCTCCGAAGCACCCCGATAGCCGTACCGACCGGCGCGGCGGTACCGAATGTGAGTGAAATGTTGAAGGCAGTGGGCAAAAGCAGCAACAACGCTACTCTCCGTTAGGTCTCCATACATTCATACGGGTACACTCCAAGATGCTTTGGCCATGGGGTGATCGGATCAAAACATGGGATTTGACGATTGGCTAAAATCGAAATGCATCTGCGCTGCCCAGAAACCCCTGCAGCGTCTCCCCCATCGGGACCCCGCCGCAATCACTTGGCCCGGGGGCCGGGGCACCTGCTTCCCGCCAGATCCACCGTCCCACAGATTCCGAGAGGGAAGGAGGGCAAGCCAGGGATCAAGCCACAATCAGACGGTAAAGTGTGGCTTTTACAATGCTGTGGCtgctcttttccttttcacACCATTTACGCTAGAACGACCGCTAACCCTCGACATGGTGATATGGTGAAAGTGAGCGAGTGACAACCAACGAGTGCCATTTGAGAAACTTTGTTTTTGTTAATATACCTCACAAGTTGCAAGGATTTCTTTGTGAGCCTGACAACCGACTACAACGGAACTCTGCGGCACCAGGGTTGACTCACACACAGCTGGAAGGGTCGCCGATGTGTCAAGATGAGTGATGCGGAAAAAGTCGACGGGGCAGAAGGCATGATTTTCGAAATTCTAAAAAAGACCTTGGATGGCACAACTGCAGCTCGTCTCGGGAAACTGAGCGTTCCTAAGCGGAAACCCATCGATACACCAAATTACTATGCCGTCGCTTCGAGGGGTGTACTTCCTCATGTCACCCCAGATAACTTGAAGAAACATGCGCCCTTCAGTGGAGCGTATATGGCGCTCGAGGACTGTAAGCAGTTTAATCTAATCAATCTGTCCTAACCTGTCTATCATGGCGCGAAGCTAACTATCGACTAAAGTCATTGAGAAGAAGAACCCTTCAGCGCTTTCAATACCCTCGCCAGAAAAGAAGCCACTCCATACCTTTTCTTGCCTGCCCGAAAGCATAGCTACGGTTCTTGCTGCCAGGAGAAACCCAGCGGTTAAGACTCCCGTGGGCAATGGCGCAAAGTTCGTGGCCATCTTCACCTCGACCGGCTTCAGGAACCTCTCCACCGACGAGTACTGTGCGGCTGTCGAGACGCTGAAGCCTGATATCGCCATCGGCCCCGCTGATTTGTTTCACACGAGCACGATGCCGGCCTCAAAGAAGCTTGTTCGCATGGCTGAGCGGACCGAGGAATGGACCGATGTGTTTTTGACGGCCAAGAGGCGCGAACTTTTCAAGGCGTCTGGGGTCTCGGTGTTTGCGCCTGTTCTTGCGGTGCCGTACACCGTGCAGTGGGAGTATCTTCGCCACCTAGCAGATGAGGTCGTCGACTCGCTTTCGGGACTTGCTCTCTACGATGTTGATATCTTGCCCGATATTGAGGACCACCACAAATCCCTGGATTCTCTTCCTCGTCTGTCATTGCACATTCCCGAGACACCACAAGCTGTTCTCCGACAGATTTCCCTAGGAGTCGATATTTGCACGATACCATTCATCAACGCCATCTCCGACGCAGGTGTAGCGCTGTCCTTCACTTTCCCTCCACCTGAAAATCAAGGCAATGCTACCAAGCCTCTCGGCGACGACATGTGGGCTCCCGAAAACGAGGTGGCCATGGAACCCCTTTCCCAAGGCTGCAAGTGCTACGCCTGCACGACACACCACAGGGCCTTCCTCCACCACCTCTTGAACGCCAAGGAGATGCTCGGCTGGACGCTACTACAGATTCACAACCACCAGGTGATGGCCGACTTCTTCGCCGGTATCCGAGCGACCCTCGCAAAGGGCGCCGCTGAGTTTGAGGAGCAGTCGCAGCGCTTCGTCGCGGCGTACGAAGCGGAGCTGCCGCAGGGCACGGGGACGAGACCGAGGGCGAGAGGCTACCACTTCAAGGGCGAGGCGAATCCTAGCAGAATCAACCCGCCAGCTTGGGTTGACTACGCTGCGGACGGTGAGGGCGTCGCAGCCAAGGCAAACGGGGCGGCGGTAGCAGCGGAGGGTACGGAAACGCCGCTTGTGCCCGATCTGGGTTCGCTGGAACTTGAGGAGAAGGGGTTCGCTGAGGTCGCTGGCAAGAAGTAGTAGTCCGAGACAACGGACATTGTTCGCCTACGAAGGGCCCGATGAATGATCAGGAGCCATAGTGGTTATCACTCACAAAGCCAGCGAAATGGAGAGGCCTTAGTAGTGTCGAAATCATTAATCAAGCCACTTGAGACAAGACGAATTTCTTCTTCATCGGCCTCCCCTCTGTGTACCTCTCGAAAGTCAACAGCAGCTAAAACTATCGAGATAGGAACGCTGCTATCATCCAACACTCCAACATCAGACTCGTCACACGCCCCAGCTATTCCGTCTAAACGGGCTGCAATGCCTGGTATTTCGTTCCTGTTACATTGAATCTGCTGGAAGCCTGGCTGTTCATTCTCCTAACGAATTTACCATGGTGAGAGAAGCGGTACGCAAGCCACTTGAGGCTGCTCCTTGAGATATTGCAAAATCACCTTTCATGCCAATGCCAATGCCGGTGCTTGGTCATTTGTCACTCAATGCGAATCCGCGTCGTCGAACATCTACAACATTTTTAACACAAAGCAAAACCCTGAAATTGCGTTAAGCGACTTTGGCTTATGTACATCAACCCCGTTCTTCCGCAACTCATTGCCTCTCAACTGCCTTGGGCTCCCACGTACGAATCTTCGGCTTGACTCTGCACCAATTGTCAGCATTCCATCCTCAATTTGAAGTGATGACACTTCCGCTTACGTGTTGTATGGCTTGTAGGCTCCCGGGGTAGCCGTGAAGTTGGGAAGTACATGTGGCACTTCCCACTTGCGAGTCTTGGTCTGGAGAAGGGCGTCCTCGGTGGGCGGCTTGTCGACCATGTATCCCAACCAAGCGTGCCAGCCAGGCTCGACCTGCGCCGAGTCGTAGTCGTGCACCTTGAAGTCCACCCAGCGCGTACGCACTATTTGTTGCTTGTTAGCCCCACGGTCCTTCATTGTCAATTTGCTGGCGCTGTTCGCTTGGGGGTTCCATACGGGGGAGTTCGTCGTTGTTCTCGAAGTACTTGTTGCCGGCCTTATCCTCGCCTACAAGACGACCATGCTTGGTGTCACCGATGTACTATTCTCGAGCGTTAGAGGGGCAATTGCAATCGGGGGGTTGGGGAGGCCATGTACCAGCAATTGGCGGAAATAGTTCTAGGAGCGAAAGTTAGCGATGGCAGCGACAACGTTTGAACCAGGAGGATACATGCCTTGATTCCAACCTTGCGCAGGTTGGCGATTGTTCTTCCGGGGGTCGACATGGTGGCGGCTGGTCAATTGACCTCAAGAAGCTATCGATTGCTGTCGACAATGTGATTGAAGACCTGACGTTTGGGAAGGTTGAGCGATGCTGGTGCCAGAGTGGAGCTCTGGATTACATAAACTCGAAGGCAATTGGTCTTTGGACTCCCTGGCGCTCACGGCAACCCCCGCCGCCAATGACAGAGCTTCATGCACGCACCTTTGTCCCCAGAACTTTGGAACCTCGAAAGCTCTCCGTCTTTGGATGAACTTTTTTGGGAAGAGTACCTACTAGACATCTAGACGTGGCGGTGGAATACCAAACGACGAATACGATATGATTGTCCGTGGCGTGTCGCGGTGCTCTACCAAGCTCAAGCTCCCATTTGCCCGAACGAACATTACACGCGCTCAACCGCAATGCCGACAATTCGCGACGCCTGCCGCTGGTACCCCAACGGCTTCAGGCTCCGGTAGCGCAGCTGGCATGCTTGCGCCGTTCGCGAACGAACTCGATAGGATTGCACCTTCTTTCAGCATCAACGGCTCCCAGATTAAGATTATCAGAACGCCGGCCGATTTCTACGAGACATTAAAGGTGTGCATTACGAACGCGCGCAGCACTGGCTATGGGTTTGGGGACTAATACGGGGTGTACATTAGGAGCGGATACGGAATGCAAAGAAGAGGATCTTCCTGTCAACGTTATACATCGGAAAGACAGAGAAAGAGTTGGTCAGTTTATATTGCACGCGCATGGGTTGGAACAGGTTCTGACGGTGGTCATGTCCAGATTGGGACCCTACACGAAGCTCTGCGAAACAACCCTGAGCTGAAGCTAAGCATTCTGACGGACGCCCTACGAGGCACGCGTGAGGAGCCGAATCCGTCATGCGCATCACTTCTCGCACCACTCGTATCGGAGTTTGGCCCAGATAGAGTGGAAATCCGCATGTACCACACACCAAACCTGACGGGGTTGAGGAAGAAGTACATACCAAAGCGCATCAACGAGGGCTGGGGCCTACAACACATGAAGCTATATGGCTTTGATGACGAAATTATTCTCTCTGGGTATGGAGCTGCTGCAAGGATTTCCGAGTTGGGACTGAGACTAACAACCATGTAGGGCGAACCTCTCATCAGACTACTTCACGAACCGACAAGATCGTTACCACCTCTTTTCCTCCAAGGAGGTGACCGACTACTTCTGGAACATCCACCAGGGCGTATCCTCTTTCAGTTTTCTCGTTGAGCCTTCGCAAGAACCTGCTGGCTTCGCCCTGACCTGGCCTAAGTCTAACCCCGCGCCGTCTCCCCTTAAAGAGCCGAAGCAGTTCATCGGCACCACGACTCCTGCCCTCAATGCTCTGATTTCGCCCACGCAAGCAGCCTCTGCGGATGTGGGCAAAGACACCAAGGTCTACATGCTTTCCCAACTCACACAGCTCATGAGCCCAAACACCTCTACAGAGCTTCCTGCCGTCACTCATGTACTATCAACACTTGGGAAGCCCGAGTACGCCGGCTCGTCGTGGACCTTTACCGCAGGTTACTTCAACCCTGCGCCGTCACTGACCAAGCTCCTGCTGTCGACGGCATCACAAAGCAATGTCGTCATCACCGCCTCTCAGCAGGCAAACGGTTTCTACCAATCCCCAGGCGTGTCTGGACTCTTGCCAGGCGCCTACACTCTTCTCGCGCGCCGTTTCGTCCGCGCCGTCCACGAACGCAAGCTCGACGACTCAATCGCTCTTAAAGAGTGGCGCAAGGGAACGATCGGCGAGCCCGGCGGCTGGACATACCATGCCAAGGGCCTCTGGATCACACTGCCGGGAGAACAAAACCCATCAATTAGTATTGTGGGAAGTTCCAACTATACCAAACGCAGCTATACCCACGATCTTGAGGCTGGTGCCATGATCCTCACAAAGGACGAAGACCTCAAGAAGCGCCTCGGCGAGGAGCAGACGTGGCTCCAAGATCACGCAGAGCGAGTAACCCGTGAGGACTTTTCCAAAAATGAGAGGCGGGTTGGCATCCAGGTGAGGATAGCCATGTGGATCGCCCAGGCCGTGGGCGGTGCCTTGTAAACTTTCGGCCGTGTAAGATAGATAGACTTGGAGCTACCTGGACTCTGTTCGCGGAAGTCTGCCGTGAGAGCTCTTGTGTACGACCTGCATAATAAAGATACCCATCCCTTTGATTGTCAGTTGTCATCTGTTGTGTTAAAGAGTTGAACCACTTGTTGAAAGCTGCGGCAAACTCGTGCGTCCTGAAGAACATCGTGAGCAGTGAAAATGACAGAATCAATGACTAGGGAAGAAACAAAGCTGCCTTAAGTTAGGGAGAATCAGAAGAATGTGGATAGATGCATAAGAAAAGCAAAAGTTTCCGAAACCGAGAATCGAACTCGGGGCTATGCCTAACCTCTCACAGAGATGAGAGGGCATCATGTTGGCCACTACACCATATCGGATGTTGTTGAGAAACGCCATCGATATTGGGGTCCTGTAGCTAGCCAGCTAGTTGAGCTTGTCAGAGCCCGGATTTTACAGCGATGCTCCAGTGCTTCGACGCCTCAACAGCCAAACTTCCAGGGCCCTACAGCGCTATAGCACCTAAAACCCAAGCACGCCCCCAAATCCCGCGCCGCCGCGCAGGGCAGCGATCGAATCGGAAAAACTGGATTTGCAATTATTCCGCGAACCGCAGCGATTGGTTCATTTGGCCGTGCACTCGGCGGGTACGCGGACCTCCCACACACCTTGCAGCCCGTCACCACCGGGGGAAGCTTCACATCGTATCTCGAATTGTCACGGCCCAATCCAATCGAACTACTCACCCCAATTCTACGTCCCGGCGGACAAAGCGGCCCACCTTCGTCAATCGACTTACCAACACTCACCCTCGAGACGAAACACACATATTCACCGCGACAATGGTTGGCAGGGTCCTCTTCTGGAGTGGCTTCGGTGCGTGATACCTCCCTCCCCCCTTCATCAGGCGACGATAATCTACGGAATGGATCTCCCGGTTGCCATGGAGGCCAATTGGTTCGGATTCACGAGAGAATAGTCACAAGCTCCTTTTTCGCCACTGAAAACACGGGAAACTTCAAGACGTAGTCCACTAACATTCGACGTTCAACCCAACAGGCTTCGCCGTCCGCTTCTGGCAAATGGGCATTGAAATGCGCCCCTTCTTCAACAAGGAGTCCCTCTGGGTTTACCCCGTCTACATGCTCGGCGGTGGCAGCTTTGGCTACTGGCTACAGGGCGTCGACGAGAGGCAGTCGTCCATCCTCAGCGAGCGCAAGTCCATCCTGCTCGAGAAGCGCGcgagggcggcggcgcgCAAGGAGGCAGAGCAGTCATAGACGACTACGGAATTTCAAGAGTGGACGAAAATCATCGACaaaagagagagacagagagagggGGGGCAGAGACCAGACCCAAAGGCTTTCTGGCGGAGACAAGCTTTGTGACGCCCGTCTGAGTGAGGAAGAGGCAGATGGGGACCGGTCAATTCGGGTGTCGATTCGGGGCCTCGAGGAATCATTCTCGTTCTAGAGGGGGAACTGGGATTGCGCGGGAACTGATTAGGACGCCAATTGGGAAATCCCTTCAGAGTCCCTTTGTATATGTTACGTAGAAAGAAGGGGAGGCTT is a window encoding:
- a CDS encoding tRNA-guanine transglycosylase encodes the protein NPCSVSPIGTPPQSLGPGAGAPASRQIHRPTDSEREGGQARDQATIRRWKGRRCVKMSDAEKVDGAEGMIFEILKKTLDGTTAARLGKLSVPKRKPIDTPNYYAVASRGVLPHVTPDNLKKHAPFSGAYMALEDFIEKKNPSALSIPSPEKKPLHTFSCLPESIATVLAARRNPAVKTPVGNGAKFVAIFTSTGFRNLSTDEYCAAVETLKPDIAIGPADLFHTSTMPASKKLVRMAERTEEWTDVFLTAKRRELFKASGVSVFAPVLAVPYTVQWEYLRHLADEVVDSLSGLALYDVDILPDIEDHHKSLDSLPRLSLHIPETPQAVLRQISLGVDICTIPFINAISDAGVALSFTFPPPENQGNATKPLGDDMWAPENEVAMEPLSQGCKCYACTTHHRAFLHHLLNAKEMLGWTLLQIHNHQVMADFFAGIRATLAKGAAEFEEQSQRFVAAYEAELPQGTGTRPRARGYHFKGEANPSRINPPAWVDYAADGEGVAAKANGAAVAAEGTETPLVPDLGSLELEEKGFAEVAGKK
- a CDS encoding NADH ubiquinone oxidoreductase subunit NDUFA12; this encodes MSTPGRTIANLRKNYFRQLLYIGDTKHGRLVGEDKAGNKYFENNDELPLRTRWVDFKVHDYDSAQVEPGWHAWLGYMVDKPPTEDALLQTKTRKWEVPHVLPNFTATPGAYKPYNTVKPKIRTWEPKAVERQ
- a CDS encoding NADH2 dehydrogenase subunit 14K, which gives rise to MVGRVLFWSGFGFAVRFWQMGIEMRPFFNKESLWVYPVYMLGGGSFGYWLQGVDERQSSILSERKSILLEKRARAAARKEAEQS